Proteins from a single region of Bos javanicus breed banteng chromosome 25, ARS-OSU_banteng_1.0, whole genome shotgun sequence:
- the LOC133237999 gene encoding liprin-alpha-1-like isoform X2 translates to MSCQRQGRRRPLPVPGGHLVRHLPPHTVVLRLIEEEKENTEQRAEETESREGRGSLGSLRRFKSVSSLNLLPTSLHAGSCPPLPKPRRRWHSPAQEGDQLGIMTLGDTRSSLSEDQGVLYGNHCERMTLELHLPAIREEVGDDKTTIKCETSTPALPLSLRLGRLHTGALRTATHEDLRDAHNSTGSQDNPGNNPSSGTSRQDSLHKAPKKKGINQVLHQLLVSQEGKGPA, encoded by the exons ATGAGCTGTCAGAGGCAAGGACGCCGCCGCCCTCTTCCCGTCCCTGGTGGGCACCTTGTGAGGCACCTGCCCCCTCACACTGTGGTCCTTAG gtTGAtcgaagaagagaaggagaacacGGAGCAGCGGGCCGAGGAGACTGagagcagggagggcagggggagcttAGGCAGCCTCCGTCGTTTTAAATCAGTGAGCTCCCTCAACCTGCTTCCCACCTCCTTGCATGCTGGCTCCTGCCCGCCCCTGCCCAAGCCCAGAAGGAGGTGGCACAGCCCGGCACAGGAGGGAGACCAGCTGGGCATCATGACTCTG GGTGATACAAGATCATCTCTTAGTGAAGACCAGGGGGTGCTTTACGGAAACCACTGTGAGCGAATGACACTCGAACTGCAT CTGCCAGCTATACGGGAAGAGGTAGGAGATGACAAGACCACCATCAAATGTGAAACCTCGACCCCCGCCTTACCACTGTCCCTTCGGCTGGGCCGCCTGCACACGGGAGCGCTGCGCACAGCCACCCATGAGGACCTCAGGGACGCCCACAA CTCGACAGGCTCTCAGGACAACCCCGGGAACAACCCCAGCAGCGGCACCAGCAGGCAGGACTCGCTGCACAAAGCCCCAAAGAAAAAGGGCATCAATCAAGTCCTCCATCAGCTGCTTGTTTCGCAAGAAGGAAAAGGGCCGGCCTGA
- the LOC133237999 gene encoding liprin-alpha-1-like isoform X1, which yields MSCQRQGRRRPLPVPGGHLVRHLPPHTVVLRLIEEEKENTEQRAEETESREGRGSLGSLRRFKSVSSLNLLPTSLHAGSCPPLPKPRRRWHSPAQEGDQLGIMTLGDTRSSLSEDQGVLYGNHCERMTLELHLPAIREEVGDDKTTIKCETSTPALPLSLRLGRLHTGALRTATHEDLRDAHKLTPVGAFFLILVEVCPARGMFLTVMALCLSGSLLRVPPFSSGVSSQETLSPPVTDTVLIETTT from the exons ATGAGCTGTCAGAGGCAAGGACGCCGCCGCCCTCTTCCCGTCCCTGGTGGGCACCTTGTGAGGCACCTGCCCCCTCACACTGTGGTCCTTAG gtTGAtcgaagaagagaaggagaacacGGAGCAGCGGGCCGAGGAGACTGagagcagggagggcagggggagcttAGGCAGCCTCCGTCGTTTTAAATCAGTGAGCTCCCTCAACCTGCTTCCCACCTCCTTGCATGCTGGCTCCTGCCCGCCCCTGCCCAAGCCCAGAAGGAGGTGGCACAGCCCGGCACAGGAGGGAGACCAGCTGGGCATCATGACTCTG GGTGATACAAGATCATCTCTTAGTGAAGACCAGGGGGTGCTTTACGGAAACCACTGTGAGCGAATGACACTCGAACTGCAT CTGCCAGCTATACGGGAAGAGGTAGGAGATGACAAGACCACCATCAAATGTGAAACCTCGACCCCCGCCTTACCACTGTCCCTTCGGCTGGGCCGCCTGCACACGGGAGCGCTGCGCACAGCCACCCATGAGGACCTCAGGGACGCCCACAA ATTGACTCCTGTGGGAGCTTTCTTCCTGATCTTGGTAGAGGTCTGCCCAGCCCGGGGCATGTTCCTGACAGTGATGGCCCTGTGCCTCTCAGGTTCGCTCTTGAGGGTCCCTCCCTTTTCCTCAGGGGTCTCCTCTCAGGAGACTCTGTCCCCTCCTGTGACTGACACTGTCCTCATTGAGACCACCACCTAA